From Pseudobdellovibrio exovorus JSS, a single genomic window includes:
- a CDS encoding SDR family NAD(P)-dependent oxidoreductase translates to MKIAIVTGGSNGIGRSTALELGKRGIGVILTYNKYADRAQEVVKKIEQENKGIRAVALKLDLAQSESFSLFVENVKKVLHEIWGRTTFNYLVNNGGVGGPCLISEMSDEYFDTIMKTNYRGPVFLTKQLLEFMEDGGSIVNTTSSSKSQSFPGYSVYGSLKAALSVWTRYAAKELAPRRIRVNAVSPGPTHTNFGDGVMDKHPEFLKPLAEQTALGRIGSPDDLGKVIVSILSDDFAWMTAQDVEVSGGHLL, encoded by the coding sequence ATGAAAATCGCAATTGTAACAGGTGGCAGTAACGGAATTGGTAGATCGACGGCTCTAGAATTAGGTAAGCGTGGTATCGGGGTAATTCTGACTTACAATAAATATGCTGATCGTGCCCAAGAAGTTGTTAAAAAAATCGAACAAGAAAATAAAGGTATACGTGCGGTGGCATTGAAGTTAGATCTCGCGCAAAGCGAAAGCTTCAGTCTATTCGTGGAAAATGTGAAAAAAGTTTTGCACGAAATATGGGGCCGAACAACTTTCAATTATCTGGTTAACAATGGTGGAGTGGGTGGTCCTTGCTTGATATCGGAAATGTCTGACGAATACTTCGATACAATTATGAAAACAAATTATAGAGGCCCTGTCTTTCTAACAAAACAACTTCTTGAATTCATGGAGGACGGAGGCTCGATTGTGAACACGACAAGTTCTTCAAAAAGTCAGTCTTTCCCCGGATACTCGGTCTATGGCTCTTTGAAAGCGGCGTTATCCGTTTGGACTCGCTATGCTGCTAAGGAACTGGCGCCACGTCGGATTCGCGTCAATGCGGTATCTCCGGGTCCTACTCATACGAACTTCGGTGATGGAGTTATGGATAAACATCCAGAGTTTCTGAAACCTTTAGCTGAACAAACAGCTTTGGGTCGCATAGGCTCGCCAGACGATTTAGGAAAAGTGATTGTCAGTATTCTTTCGGATGATTTTGCTTGGATGACAGCTCAAGATGTTGAAGTTTCTGGCGGTCACCTGCTTTAG
- a CDS encoding DUF6279 family lipoprotein, producing MSGKIFFTLSFAFIIASCTQQRMAFRFADTAASWRADDYFDLNSAQKTQVEKQLKVFLHEAYENNDREIPKLFDKADQLLANVNDQNKLDCKAADKIREDAGTLFANIPALSASHIKTLTDSLSEKQIKYFIDKVAQDIKEDEQKLKKPDDLHDRRLKRTLDNLKVFLGNLTSQQENAVRAHMKANPFPFAERLKNKKANYEKTKQLGDNPEAFKNFIVDFVQSWRNYQSAEYLKLSDEQRLQNEKFYQQLICDSSTQQLHFLRKKLSDIKKDFEEFFVPARGN from the coding sequence ATGAGCGGTAAGATTTTCTTCACACTCAGTTTTGCATTTATCATCGCCAGTTGCACCCAGCAGCGGATGGCCTTTCGCTTTGCCGATACGGCTGCTAGCTGGCGGGCCGATGACTATTTCGATCTGAACAGTGCGCAGAAAACCCAAGTCGAAAAACAGTTGAAGGTGTTCTTACACGAGGCCTACGAAAATAACGATCGCGAAATTCCCAAGTTGTTTGATAAGGCTGATCAATTGTTGGCTAACGTAAATGATCAAAACAAGCTCGATTGCAAAGCCGCTGATAAAATCCGTGAGGACGCGGGAACTTTATTTGCGAATATTCCTGCCTTAAGCGCCAGCCACATTAAAACCTTGACTGATAGCTTAAGTGAAAAACAGATCAAGTATTTCATCGACAAAGTGGCCCAAGATATCAAAGAAGATGAACAAAAGCTGAAAAAGCCTGACGATCTTCACGATCGCCGCCTGAAAAGAACTTTAGATAATCTTAAAGTCTTCCTTGGCAACCTGACATCCCAGCAAGAAAACGCTGTTCGCGCCCATATGAAAGCGAATCCGTTTCCGTTTGCGGAAAGATTAAAAAACAAGAAAGCCAATTACGAAAAAACAAAACAGCTCGGTGACAATCCGGAAGCTTTCAAAAATTTCATTGTGGATTTCGTTCAGAGCTGGCGCAATTACCAGTCGGCCGAGTACTTAAAATTATCTGATGAACAGCGGTTACAAAATGAAAAATTTTATCAACAGCTGATCTGCGATTCTTCGACGCAACAGCTGCATTTTTTACGTAAGAAACTGTCGGACATTAAAAAAGACTTTGAAGAGTTTTTTGTTCCGGCGCGGGGGAACTAA
- a CDS encoding catalase: protein MSDSDKKSKCPFSRLTTAFGAPVADNQNSMTAGARGPLLMQDVWLLEKLANLNRENIPERRMHAKGSGAFGTFTVTNDITKYSKAKIFSQVGKKTEMFARFTTVAGERGAADAERDIRGFALKFYTEEGNWDMVGNNTPVFFVRDPRKFPDLNKAVKRDPKTNLRSATNNWDFWTLLPEALHQVTIVMSDRGIPKSYRHMHGFSSHTYSFINSNNERFWVKMHFQTLQGIQNLTDQEAETLVGKDRESHQRDLFDAIERKDYPKWKMSIQVMPETDADKYRLHPFDLTKVWYKKDYPLIEVGIVELNRNPENFHADVEQSAFAPNNLVPGISVSPDKMLQARLFAYSDAQRYRLGVNHHQIPVNAARCPVNSNHRDGQGRVDGNYGGTPHYEPNSFKQWQEQSEFKEPPMKITGNGDHWNFHDDDSNYFEQPAKLFQLMKPEQQQVLFENTARAMGDAEEFIKFRHIRNCHAADPKYGAGVAKALGLDLARALGSKKDDPALGSPAALPV, encoded by the coding sequence ATGAGTGATTCAGATAAAAAATCAAAATGTCCTTTCAGTCGTCTAACCACAGCCTTCGGTGCACCCGTAGCTGATAACCAAAACAGTATGACCGCAGGAGCGCGTGGACCACTGTTGATGCAAGATGTTTGGCTCTTAGAAAAATTAGCCAACCTGAATCGTGAAAATATTCCCGAGCGCCGTATGCACGCCAAAGGTTCTGGAGCCTTCGGAACCTTTACAGTGACCAACGATATTACTAAGTACAGTAAAGCTAAGATCTTTTCACAAGTAGGAAAAAAAACTGAAATGTTCGCCCGCTTCACAACTGTTGCCGGCGAACGCGGAGCCGCAGATGCCGAGCGCGATATCCGTGGATTTGCTTTAAAATTCTATACAGAAGAAGGCAACTGGGACATGGTGGGCAATAACACTCCGGTGTTCTTTGTGCGTGATCCCAGAAAATTTCCTGATCTTAACAAAGCCGTCAAACGCGATCCAAAAACCAACTTAAGAAGTGCCACAAACAACTGGGACTTCTGGACACTTTTGCCAGAAGCTCTTCATCAAGTGACTATTGTGATGAGTGATCGTGGAATTCCGAAAAGCTATCGCCACATGCACGGCTTTAGCTCGCACACGTACAGCTTTATCAACAGCAACAACGAACGTTTTTGGGTCAAGATGCACTTTCAAACTCTACAAGGAATTCAAAATCTGACAGATCAAGAAGCAGAAACACTGGTCGGCAAAGATCGTGAAAGCCATCAACGTGATCTTTTCGATGCCATCGAACGCAAAGACTATCCGAAGTGGAAAATGTCGATTCAGGTGATGCCAGAAACAGATGCGGACAAATATCGCTTACATCCATTTGATTTGACAAAAGTTTGGTACAAAAAAGATTATCCGCTTATCGAGGTGGGAATCGTCGAGCTGAACCGCAATCCTGAAAATTTCCACGCCGACGTTGAACAAAGCGCCTTTGCTCCGAACAATTTAGTTCCAGGTATCAGTGTCAGCCCTGATAAAATGTTACAGGCCAGATTGTTTGCGTACAGTGATGCTCAACGCTATCGCCTTGGTGTGAACCATCACCAAATTCCTGTCAATGCGGCTCGCTGTCCTGTGAACAGCAATCATCGCGATGGACAAGGGCGTGTCGATGGTAATTACGGCGGAACTCCGCACTACGAACCGAACAGTTTTAAGCAGTGGCAAGAGCAATCCGAGTTCAAAGAGCCACCGATGAAAATCACAGGCAATGGCGATCACTGGAACTTCCATGATGATGACTCGAATTACTTCGAACAGCCTGCTAAGTTGTTTCAATTGATGAAACCAGAACAACAACAGGTGCTTTTTGAAAACACAGCCCGCGCTATGGGTGATGCAGAAGAATTTATTAAATTCCGTCATATTCGCAACTGCCATGCCGCCGACCCGAAATACGGAGCCGGAGTTGCCAAGGCCTTAGGTTTGGATTTAGCACGTGCGCTGGGATCTAAAAAAGATGATCCCGCACTGGGCAGTCCTGCGGCGTTGCCTGTTTAA
- a CDS encoding NAD(P)H-dependent flavin oxidoreductase encodes MFIHSKSNLLFNEMLKLNVPLILAPMAGVADSAMAIAVAHAGGLGSIACALLNEQQIRDEVHAFRDACPDKPLNLNFFCHPTLGMSESQEKVWQQALANYYQEFNLDPKTDPAFQAPFVERKPFDENICALLEELQPEVVSFHFGLPHAHLVERLKTVGCKILSSATTLNEAIWLEKNGCDAIIAQGLEAGGHRGMFLSDDLSSQVGTMALLPQIVDRVSVPVIAAGGIADGRGVAAAFALGAAAVQIGTAYLLTNESKISAAYRSVLMSSASEETVLTNLFSGKPARGVVNRLIRELGAISPLAPPFPFAGKALAPLKSATEQKGSGDFISLWCGQNLRRDLISAEELTLRIWEEAHDVIGDT; translated from the coding sequence ATGTTTATCCACTCAAAAAGTAATCTGCTTTTCAATGAGATGCTGAAATTAAATGTCCCTTTGATCTTAGCTCCGATGGCTGGAGTCGCCGACTCGGCGATGGCGATCGCAGTCGCTCATGCTGGAGGACTGGGCTCAATTGCCTGTGCCCTATTGAATGAACAACAAATCCGAGATGAGGTTCACGCATTCCGCGATGCTTGCCCCGACAAGCCCTTAAATCTTAATTTTTTCTGTCATCCAACACTCGGCATGTCCGAGTCGCAAGAAAAAGTGTGGCAACAAGCCCTTGCCAATTACTATCAAGAATTTAATTTAGACCCGAAGACGGATCCTGCTTTTCAAGCTCCCTTTGTTGAACGCAAACCTTTCGATGAAAATATCTGTGCTCTGTTAGAAGAACTACAACCAGAAGTGGTCAGCTTCCATTTTGGACTGCCCCACGCCCATCTTGTGGAGCGTTTGAAAACTGTAGGCTGTAAAATACTTTCATCGGCTACGACTTTGAATGAAGCTATCTGGTTAGAAAAAAATGGCTGTGACGCGATCATCGCTCAGGGGCTTGAGGCCGGAGGCCATCGCGGCATGTTTTTAAGCGATGATCTTTCAAGCCAAGTGGGCACCATGGCTCTACTTCCACAAATTGTTGATCGTGTCAGTGTTCCCGTCATTGCTGCTGGAGGTATCGCTGACGGACGCGGCGTCGCCGCTGCTTTTGCGTTAGGGGCGGCAGCTGTTCAAATCGGTACAGCCTACTTACTGACAAACGAATCTAAAATTTCTGCCGCCTACAGATCTGTGCTGATGTCCTCGGCCAGCGAAGAAACGGTGCTCACTAATCTTTTTTCAGGAAAACCTGCACGTGGTGTCGTCAACAGACTCATCCGTGAGCTGGGTGCAATATCACCCCTAGCGCCTCCGTTCCCTTTTGCAGGCAAGGCTCTGGCTCCTCTGAAATCTGCCACCGAGCAAAAGGGCTCTGGGGATTTTATATCGTTGTGGTGCGGGCAAAATCTACGCCGAGATTTGATCTCGGCTGAAGAGTTAACCCTGAGAATTTGGGAAGAGGCTCATGACGTTATTGGGGATACTTAA
- a CDS encoding DoxX family protein: protein MNHSELSTAQRIFKTILGFFLLFAGIGHMTWARAEFLAQVPIWVMIDGDLVVLLSGAVEILLGSMLLLKRTKVEYVGYLTALFFIAIFPGNISQYVNGIDAFGLDTDRARFIRLFFQPVLILWALWSCGAIMKWCKREVVTKKV from the coding sequence ATGAACCACAGTGAACTGTCCACAGCGCAGAGGATTTTTAAAACTATCTTGGGGTTCTTCCTTTTATTTGCAGGTATCGGACACATGACATGGGCGCGCGCTGAGTTTTTAGCTCAGGTGCCGATATGGGTGATGATCGATGGGGATTTAGTCGTCCTTTTATCCGGAGCCGTTGAAATCTTATTAGGGTCCATGCTGTTATTGAAACGCACAAAAGTTGAATATGTGGGATATTTAACCGCTTTGTTTTTTATCGCCATATTCCCAGGGAATATTTCTCAATATGTGAATGGCATCGACGCCTTTGGCTTAGATACAGATCGTGCGCGGTTTATTCGCCTGTTCTTCCAGCCAGTCTTGATTTTGTGGGCGCTGTGGAGCTGTGGGGCTATAATGAAGTGGTGCAAGCGCGAAGTGGTGACAAAAAAAGTATAA
- a CDS encoding M14 family metallopeptidase has product MTTQKLTPWGPEEKAEWLKQQTIKRSYHDDVLTQIEKLKADNSLDVIQYGALSYNPERYPLYMVKSRHFDPNKKTILITGGVHGYETSGVHGALAFMQDEVKKYAQDFNFVCFPCVSPWGYETINRWNPSAIDPNRSFRPDSPAEECRFFLEAANSLKVNYLAHFDLHETTDTDNTIFRPMLAKRDGKPEEDLSEIPDGFYLVGDTANPQPEFQKAIIDRVRKVTHIAQADKDGNLIGDRAVQEGVVNYDKKKLFLCGGFSNAPYITTTEVYPDSPRATDAICILAQVEALKGGLDFLLQQR; this is encoded by the coding sequence ATGACGACACAAAAGCTAACCCCGTGGGGCCCAGAAGAAAAAGCCGAATGGTTGAAGCAGCAGACGATTAAACGCTCTTACCACGATGATGTTTTGACACAAATTGAAAAGCTAAAAGCGGATAACAGTTTGGATGTCATTCAATACGGAGCACTTTCGTATAATCCTGAACGCTATCCTCTGTACATGGTGAAGTCGCGCCACTTTGATCCGAATAAAAAAACAATTCTGATCACCGGAGGTGTGCATGGTTATGAAACCAGCGGTGTTCATGGAGCTTTAGCCTTTATGCAAGATGAAGTGAAAAAATACGCTCAGGACTTTAACTTTGTCTGCTTCCCGTGTGTGAGTCCTTGGGGTTACGAAACAATCAATCGTTGGAATCCATCGGCGATTGATCCGAATCGCTCGTTTCGTCCGGACAGCCCAGCAGAAGAGTGCCGTTTTTTTCTAGAGGCCGCTAACTCGTTAAAAGTAAATTATCTGGCCCACTTTGATTTGCACGAAACCACAGACACCGACAACACGATCTTTCGCCCGATGTTGGCAAAGAGGGATGGAAAACCTGAAGAGGATCTTTCTGAAATTCCGGATGGCTTCTATCTTGTCGGCGATACGGCGAATCCACAGCCCGAGTTTCAAAAGGCGATTATTGATCGGGTACGAAAAGTAACTCATATTGCTCAAGCCGACAAAGATGGCAACTTGATAGGAGACCGCGCAGTGCAAGAGGGTGTGGTTAATTATGATAAAAAGAAATTATTTTTATGCGGTGGGTTTTCAAATGCTCCGTATATCACGACAACTGAAGTTTATCCAGACAGTCCACGGGCTACAGATGCAATTTGTATTTTAGCTCAGGTCGAAGCTCTTAAGGGCGGTTTAGATTTTCTACTTCAACAAAGATAA